In Synechococcus sp. RS9909, one genomic interval encodes:
- a CDS encoding DUF3067 family protein, which translates to MLVDSPATVPEPLTVEEVIACLQQRWQASYDLQLVVRQGRLYLQVMWAYLEQQSFPMDETAYRHHLAEVLEVVNRLAQADAVRQWLASTRDRPRLGKALSLQLQGAERLEEFLL; encoded by the coding sequence GTGCTTGTTGATTCACCCGCCACCGTGCCTGAGCCCCTGACTGTGGAGGAGGTGATCGCCTGTCTTCAGCAGCGCTGGCAGGCGAGTTACGACCTTCAGCTCGTCGTTAGGCAAGGCCGTTTGTATCTGCAGGTGATGTGGGCCTATCTCGAGCAGCAGTCCTTCCCCATGGATGAGACGGCGTATCGGCACCATCTCGCTGAGGTGCTCGAGGTGGTGAACCGCTTGGCTCAGGCCGATGCGGTGCGGCAGTGGTTGGCCTCCACCCGGGATCGGCCCCGGCTCGGCAAGGCTCTCAGTCTGCAGCTGCAGGGGGCGGAGCGTCTGGAGGAGTTTCTGCTTTGA
- the petC gene encoding cytochrome b6-f complex iron-sulfur subunit has translation MTQASSSDVPGMGRRQFMNLLTFGSVTGVALGALYPVVNYFIPPRAAGSGGGTAAKDELGNPITATGWLSNHPSGDRSLVQGLKGDPTYLIVDGDDAIGSYGINAICTHLGCVVPWNSGANKFMCPCHGSQYDATGKVVRGPAPLSLALANVSVEDDNVFVSQWTDTDFRTGEKPWWV, from the coding sequence ATGACCCAAGCCTCCTCGAGCGATGTGCCCGGAATGGGTCGTCGGCAGTTCATGAATCTGCTGACCTTTGGATCCGTAACCGGCGTCGCCCTTGGTGCGCTCTACCCGGTTGTGAACTACTTCATCCCCCCGCGGGCCGCCGGTAGTGGCGGCGGCACCGCAGCCAAGGATGAGCTGGGCAATCCCATCACCGCCACCGGCTGGCTGAGCAACCACCCCAGCGGTGACCGCAGCCTGGTGCAGGGCCTCAAGGGTGATCCCACCTATCTGATCGTCGATGGCGACGACGCCATCGGCAGCTATGGCATCAACGCCATCTGCACCCACCTGGGTTGCGTGGTGCCCTGGAACAGCGGTGCCAACAAGTTCATGTGCCCCTGCCACGGCAGCCAGTACGACGCCACCGGCAAAGTGGTGCGTGGGCCGGCCCCCCTGTCGCTTGCGCTTGCCAACGTCAGCGTTGAGGACGACAACGTGTTTGTGAGTCAGTGGACCGACACCGATTTCCGCACGGGCGAGAAGCCCTGGTGGGTCTGA
- the petA gene encoding cytochrome f, with protein MRRLLSPLLAALIVGVSVFTAPTASWAYPFWAQQNYDSPREATGKIVCANCHLAKKLTQAEVPQSVLPDSVFKAVVKIPYDTSVPEIGADGSDVPLQVGAVVMLPDGFSLAPQDRWTDDIKEETEGVYFTQYSDDQPNVILVGPIPGDQHQEIVFPILSPDPATDSNIHFGKYSIHVGGNRGRGQVYPTGDKSNNTVFTAPGAGRISAIEAGDNGASVVTITAADGSEVSETIPVGPQLLVAIGDEVEAGAALTNDPNVGGFGQLDTEVVLQNPVRIYGLLAFFAAVALAQIMLVLKKRQIEKVQAAEGV; from the coding sequence ATGCGTCGCCTTCTCTCCCCTCTCCTCGCCGCCCTCATCGTCGGCGTTTCCGTGTTCACCGCCCCGACAGCCAGCTGGGCCTACCCCTTCTGGGCCCAGCAGAACTACGACTCTCCCCGTGAGGCCACCGGCAAGATCGTTTGCGCCAACTGCCACCTGGCCAAGAAACTCACCCAGGCGGAGGTGCCCCAATCGGTTCTTCCCGACAGCGTCTTCAAGGCTGTGGTGAAGATCCCCTACGACACCAGCGTTCCGGAGATTGGCGCCGACGGCAGCGACGTGCCCCTGCAGGTGGGTGCGGTGGTGATGCTTCCCGATGGCTTCAGCCTCGCCCCCCAGGACCGCTGGACTGATGACATCAAGGAAGAAACCGAAGGGGTGTATTTCACCCAGTACAGCGACGATCAGCCCAACGTGATCCTCGTCGGTCCGATCCCAGGCGATCAGCATCAGGAGATTGTCTTCCCGATCCTTTCACCCGATCCCGCCACGGATAGCAACATCCACTTCGGCAAATATTCCATCCACGTGGGCGGCAACCGTGGCCGTGGCCAGGTCTATCCCACCGGTGACAAGAGCAACAACACCGTGTTCACCGCGCCTGGAGCTGGCCGGATCAGCGCCATTGAGGCAGGTGACAATGGTGCCAGCGTCGTAACGATCACGGCTGCCGATGGAAGCGAAGTCAGCGAAACCATTCCCGTCGGTCCTCAACTTCTTGTCGCCATTGGCGATGAGGTGGAGGCGGGTGCTGCACTCACCAATGATCCCAATGTGGGTGGTTTTGGCCAGCTCGATACGGAAGTGGTTCTCCAGAATCCGGTGCGCATCTATGGCCTGCTCGCCTTCTTCGCTGCGGTTGCCCTGGCCCAGATCATGCTGGTGTTGAAGAAAAGACAGATCGAGAAAGTGCAGGCAGCTGAGGGCGTTTGA
- the lgt gene encoding prolipoprotein diacylglyceryl transferase, with product MFTSPGPELVQLGPFVLRWYGLLIALAVLIGLNLSSWLAKQRHLEQGLISDLLPILVLAAVVGARLYYVAFEWRNYQGAWWEAFAIWRGGIAIHGALLAGTVAVILFCRWRRQPLWDVLDVLVPSVVLGQAIGRWGNFFNSEAFGVPTDLPWKLFIAYPNRPAVFADAEFFHPTFLYESVWNLGVFGLLMVLFVRGHRGRLVLPAGALSCLYLLTYSLGRFWIEGLRIDPLCLRGLPPFCDGGLRMAQLMSLALIALAGVGLWWLYGRKRPLPDPCGHRREAA from the coding sequence ATGTTCACCTCCCCTGGGCCCGAGCTTGTGCAGCTCGGGCCTTTTGTCTTGCGGTGGTACGGGCTGCTGATCGCCCTGGCGGTGCTGATCGGGCTCAACCTCTCCAGCTGGCTCGCCAAACAACGCCATCTGGAGCAGGGGCTGATTAGCGATCTGCTGCCGATTCTGGTGCTGGCGGCGGTCGTAGGCGCCCGCCTGTATTACGTCGCCTTTGAATGGCGCAACTATCAGGGAGCCTGGTGGGAAGCCTTCGCCATCTGGCGCGGCGGCATCGCAATCCACGGCGCCCTGCTCGCCGGTACTGTCGCTGTGATCCTGTTCTGCCGCTGGCGGCGCCAACCACTCTGGGATGTGCTGGATGTGCTTGTTCCGTCGGTGGTCCTCGGGCAGGCGATTGGTCGCTGGGGCAACTTCTTCAACTCCGAAGCCTTCGGTGTGCCCACCGATTTACCCTGGAAATTGTTCATTGCCTACCCCAACCGGCCGGCCGTCTTCGCCGATGCCGAGTTCTTCCATCCCACCTTTCTGTATGAATCTGTCTGGAATCTGGGGGTGTTCGGCCTCTTGATGGTCCTGTTCGTGCGTGGCCATCGCGGTCGTCTCGTGCTTCCCGCCGGTGCTCTCAGTTGCCTTTACCTGCTCACCTACAGCCTTGGCCGCTTCTGGATCGAAGGCCTGCGCATCGACCCCCTCTGCCTCAGGGGCCTTCCCCCCTTTTGCGATGGAGGCCTGCGCATGGCGCAATTGATGAGCCTCGCCCTGATCGCTCTGGCCGGCGTGGGGCTGTGGTGGCTCTACGGGCGGAAGCGTCCCCTGCCTGATCCCTGCGGACATCGAAGAGAAGCTGCATGA
- the cobM gene encoding precorrin-4 C(11)-methyltransferase encodes MTQTDALVSIVGAGPGAPDLLTRRAEDRIRSADVLIWTDSLVSPEIAALAGPDCERIRSSTLTLEDVVPLMIDRVRQGLRVVRLHDGDPCLYGALTEQICGLADAGIDTEVVPGLSAYQATASALKAELTIPGLVQTIVLSRAGGRTGVPETETLEQLARLRASLCLYLSARHVEEVQATLLEHYPADTPVAIGYRVSWPDQWLQVVPLERMAQTSQERGLIRTTLYAISPALTAHGHRSKLYSPEHDHLFRPQR; translated from the coding sequence ATGACCCAAACCGATGCTCTGGTTTCCATCGTGGGAGCCGGTCCAGGTGCTCCCGATCTGCTCACCAGACGCGCCGAAGACCGCATCCGCTCCGCCGATGTGCTGATCTGGACCGATTCACTCGTTTCGCCCGAAATCGCCGCCCTGGCAGGGCCGGATTGCGAACGGATCCGCAGCAGCACCCTGACCCTCGAGGATGTGGTGCCCCTGATGATCGATCGCGTCCGGCAGGGCCTGCGCGTGGTGCGTCTTCACGATGGCGATCCCTGTCTGTATGGCGCTCTTACGGAACAGATCTGCGGGCTGGCCGATGCCGGCATCGATACGGAGGTGGTGCCGGGCCTCAGCGCCTACCAGGCGACGGCCTCCGCGCTGAAGGCGGAACTCACCATCCCTGGCCTGGTGCAAACAATCGTGCTCAGCCGGGCCGGGGGTCGCACCGGTGTGCCGGAGACCGAGACGCTCGAGCAGCTGGCGCGGTTAAGGGCCTCGCTCTGCCTCTATCTGAGTGCTCGCCATGTCGAGGAAGTGCAGGCGACCCTTCTGGAGCACTATCCCGCCGACACCCCCGTCGCCATCGGCTACAGGGTCAGCTGGCCCGACCAATGGCTGCAGGTGGTGCCGCTGGAGCGCATGGCGCAGACTTCACAGGAGCGGGGATTGATTCGTACAACCCTGTACGCGATCAGCCCAGCGCTGACGGCCCACGGCCATCGCTCCAAGCTCTATTCACCGGAACACGACCACCTCTTCCGTCCGCAGCGCTGA
- a CDS encoding helix-turn-helix domain-containing protein — MLTSAEEADSTAADSTATVTGLTAAGLALRQAREARSLSLHDLAGNLRMGEEQLAALEAGDRANLPEAVFIKAMVRRVADKLGLEPDALVRGLTDLDQERSRTKETPSRSIAAPRSKSQARPTPQRRPGWLGLATLSGLIAIAAVIAGLFSLNRITPEPSTAAQPSEATAVEPPTPPQPPAAVPTVTVTSQEPSWLMIRNAKGAILFEGMLKSSTTLRGERGVEIYAGRPDLVKVSTGEGNNASTARTLGKIDDVRWYRVTAEPSPSDSAL, encoded by the coding sequence ATGCTCACCTCTGCTGAGGAGGCTGATTCGACAGCCGCTGATTCAACAGCCACAGTCACCGGTCTCACTGCTGCTGGTTTGGCCCTGCGGCAGGCTCGCGAGGCCCGGAGCCTGAGCCTCCACGATCTGGCAGGCAACCTGCGCATGGGCGAAGAGCAGCTGGCAGCTCTGGAGGCCGGCGACCGCGCCAATCTGCCTGAAGCGGTGTTCATCAAGGCGATGGTGCGACGCGTCGCCGACAAACTTGGACTGGAGCCCGACGCGCTCGTCAGGGGCCTCACCGATCTTGATCAGGAGCGCTCCCGAACCAAGGAGACCCCCTCCAGATCCATTGCCGCGCCGCGCAGCAAGAGCCAGGCGCGCCCGACGCCACAACGCCGACCCGGATGGCTGGGGCTCGCGACCCTGTCGGGGTTGATTGCCATCGCAGCCGTGATCGCCGGGCTGTTCAGCCTGAACAGGATCACCCCGGAACCCTCCACCGCCGCCCAACCAAGCGAAGCCACAGCGGTCGAGCCACCGACGCCCCCCCAGCCTCCGGCAGCAGTCCCCACCGTGACGGTCACATCCCAGGAGCCCAGCTGGCTGATGATCCGCAACGCCAAAGGCGCCATCCTCTTTGAGGGCATGCTGAAAAGCAGCACCACCCTGCGTGGTGAGCGGGGGGTTGAAATCTATGCCGGACGGCCTGATCTGGTGAAGGTGAGCACCGGAGAGGGAAACAACGCCTCCACAGCCCGGACCCTCGGGAAGATCGATGACGTGCGCTGGTATCGGGTCACTGCTGAACCATCACCGTCAGATTCAGCCCTGTGA
- a CDS encoding Ppx/GppA phosphatase family protein, with amino-acid sequence MAGADPSALREPVTAEMEAAPSPQGVLRNGRRLRQVAAIDIGTNSTHLLVAAVDPSLHTFSIELAEKSTTRLGERDPDSGKLTDAAMARALETLRRFRDLAASHQVEQVVTAATSAVREAPNGREFLQMVKEELDLEVDLVSGPEEARLIYLGVLSGMPFGDRPHLLLDIGGGSTELILADGRDARALTSTRVGAVRLQRDFVKHDPMPAQRRAFLQAFIQGSLEPAVDKVRRRIKPGETPVMVATSGTAMAIGALAASEEERPPLKLHGYRISRQRLDRVVDKLVDMSPEQRRALAPINDRRAEIIVPGALILQTTMQMLAVQELVLSERALREGLIVDWMLRHGLLEDRFSFQSSIRQRTVIHQVQRFAVNQLRAERVASHALSLYDATRGRLHRDEGPGRDLLWAAAMLHTCGQHINLSAYHKHSWYLIRHGELLGYSEAEHLMVAAIARYHRRSLPKKRHEAWQALQSRANRTTVSEMALLLRLAAALDRRPEPVVASIQAEVTGQELQLGLIPERVNQNISLEQWSLESCAPVLREITGLNLTVMVQQ; translated from the coding sequence ATGGCGGGTGCCGACCCCTCCGCGCTGCGCGAGCCAGTGACGGCCGAGATGGAGGCGGCCCCTTCCCCCCAGGGAGTGCTGCGCAATGGCCGCCGGCTTCGCCAGGTGGCGGCGATCGATATCGGCACCAATTCCACCCACCTTCTGGTGGCTGCCGTTGATCCCAGCCTGCACACTTTCAGCATCGAACTGGCGGAGAAATCCACTACCCGGCTGGGTGAGCGTGATCCCGACAGCGGTAAGCTCACCGATGCGGCGATGGCCAGGGCCCTGGAAACGCTGCGGCGCTTCCGCGACCTCGCCGCCAGCCATCAGGTGGAGCAGGTGGTGACAGCCGCCACCAGTGCCGTGCGGGAAGCACCCAACGGCCGGGAGTTTCTTCAGATGGTGAAGGAGGAGCTGGATCTGGAGGTGGATCTGGTCAGTGGCCCGGAGGAGGCGCGGCTGATTTACCTGGGTGTGTTGTCGGGGATGCCATTCGGGGACCGTCCCCACCTGCTCCTGGATATCGGCGGTGGCTCCACGGAGTTGATCCTTGCTGATGGCCGTGATGCCCGGGCGCTCACCAGCACCCGGGTGGGTGCTGTGCGCCTGCAGCGGGATTTCGTGAAGCACGATCCGATGCCGGCCCAGAGGCGGGCCTTCCTGCAGGCGTTCATTCAGGGATCGCTGGAGCCGGCGGTCGACAAGGTGCGGCGGCGGATCAAGCCCGGTGAGACCCCCGTGATGGTGGCCACCAGTGGCACCGCCATGGCCATCGGGGCGCTCGCTGCCAGTGAGGAGGAGCGACCCCCGCTGAAGCTGCATGGGTATCGCATCTCCAGGCAGAGGCTGGATCGCGTCGTCGACAAACTGGTCGACATGTCACCGGAGCAGCGCCGCGCCCTGGCTCCAATCAACGACCGCCGCGCCGAAATCATCGTGCCGGGTGCGCTGATCCTGCAGACCACCATGCAGATGCTCGCCGTCCAGGAGCTGGTGCTCAGCGAGCGGGCGCTCCGGGAGGGGTTGATCGTCGACTGGATGCTCCGGCATGGCTTGCTCGAGGATCGCTTCAGTTTTCAGAGCAGCATCCGCCAGCGCACCGTCATCCATCAGGTGCAGCGGTTCGCCGTCAATCAGCTGCGGGCCGAACGGGTCGCTTCCCATGCTCTCAGCCTCTATGACGCCACCCGTGGCCGCCTGCATCGTGATGAGGGGCCTGGCCGTGATCTGCTCTGGGCGGCCGCCATGCTCCACACCTGCGGCCAACACATCAATCTCAGTGCCTACCACAAGCATTCCTGGTATCTGATTCGCCACGGCGAATTGCTGGGTTACTCAGAGGCGGAGCACTTGATGGTGGCTGCCATTGCCCGTTATCACCGCCGCAGCCTGCCGAAGAAACGGCATGAAGCCTGGCAGGCGCTGCAGTCTCGTGCCAATCGCACCACGGTGTCGGAGATGGCCCTGTTGCTGCGCCTGGCGGCAGCGCTCGACCGTCGCCCGGAGCCTGTGGTGGCCTCGATTCAGGCCGAGGTTACGGGCCAAGAGCTCCAGCTCGGCCTGATTCCCGAGCGCGTGAATCAGAACATCAGCCTGGAGCAATGGAGTCTGGAGAGCTGTGCCCCGGTGCTCCGTGAGATCACAGGGCTGAATCTGACGGTGATGGTTCAGCAGTGA
- a CDS encoding 4-hydroxybenzoate polyprenyltransferase, which translates to MVSQSQSVVSSALSRSDLTAWIQLLRWNKPTGRLILLIPAGWSLWLAPTAPPSPSLVLWIVLGGVAISGAGCIANDLWDRRFDREVARTRNRPLAQGKLSLTSAFAALVLLLLLGLAVVLALPATSRLTCLLLAILALPPILLYPSAKRWLAYPQAVLALCWGFAVLIPWAASGASLQASWPLLGCWMATLLWTFGFDTVYAMADRPDDARLGLNSSALSLGHRAVRVVRISYALTSLCLAIAAWQGGLGWPFWPCWLLASVGMQRAAGELRGDQSQPMALFGRHFQQQVWLGSLLLLGLILGRIS; encoded by the coding sequence ATGGTTTCGCAGTCGCAGAGCGTCGTGAGCAGCGCCTTGTCCCGTTCCGACCTCACCGCCTGGATCCAGCTGCTGCGTTGGAACAAACCCACGGGTCGCCTGATCCTGCTGATTCCGGCGGGCTGGAGTTTGTGGCTGGCACCCACCGCCCCACCCTCTCCCTCCCTGGTGCTGTGGATCGTGCTGGGGGGCGTGGCCATCAGTGGCGCCGGCTGCATCGCCAACGACCTCTGGGATCGACGCTTCGATCGAGAGGTGGCCCGCACCCGAAACCGCCCCCTGGCCCAGGGGAAGCTCTCGCTCACCTCGGCGTTTGCTGCGCTGGTGCTGCTGCTGCTGCTCGGCCTGGCGGTGGTGCTGGCGTTGCCGGCGACCAGCCGACTGACCTGTCTGCTGCTGGCGATTCTGGCCTTACCCCCGATCCTTCTCTATCCATCAGCGAAACGCTGGCTTGCCTATCCCCAGGCGGTTCTCGCCCTCTGCTGGGGATTCGCCGTCCTGATTCCCTGGGCCGCCAGCGGTGCCAGCCTGCAGGCCTCCTGGCCTTTACTCGGCTGCTGGATGGCCACCCTGCTCTGGACCTTCGGGTTCGACACCGTTTATGCCATGGCAGACCGGCCTGACGATGCCCGTCTGGGCCTGAACAGCAGCGCCCTGAGCCTGGGCCATCGCGCCGTGCGCGTGGTGCGCATCAGCTACGCCCTCACCAGCCTCTGCCTGGCGATCGCCGCCTGGCAGGGTGGGCTGGGCTGGCCGTTCTGGCCCTGCTGGCTCCTCGCCAGCGTTGGCATGCAGCGCGCTGCGGGCGAGCTGCGCGGCGATCAGTCCCAGCCGATGGCCCTCTTCGGACGCCATTTCCAGCAGCAGGTCTGGCTCGGATCCCTACTGCTCCTGGGTCTGATCCTGGGCAGGATCAGCTGA
- the ispD gene encoding 2-C-methyl-D-erythritol 4-phosphate cytidylyltransferase — MHLLIAAAGSGRRMGAECNKLLLPLAGRPVLAWTLEAALQASSISWIGIVGQPVDQVAIAPLMRDTAKPVIWIEGGSTRQQSVERGLAALPAEAVHVLIHDGARCLVEPELFNRCASAVKAGEAVIAATPVTDTIKRVDAAGRITATPDRSSLWAAQTPQGFAVEQLRQGHRQALEQGWTVTDDASLYERLGWQVRVLEAGPANIKVTTPFDLTVAEAVLALRAG, encoded by the coding sequence GTGCATCTGTTGATCGCCGCCGCAGGCAGTGGACGTCGCATGGGTGCCGAGTGCAACAAGCTGCTCCTGCCATTGGCCGGGAGGCCGGTGCTGGCCTGGACCCTGGAGGCGGCGTTGCAGGCCTCGTCCATTTCCTGGATCGGCATCGTTGGCCAACCGGTGGATCAGGTCGCCATCGCCCCGCTGATGCGCGACACGGCCAAGCCGGTGATCTGGATCGAGGGGGGCAGCACCCGCCAGCAGTCTGTGGAGCGAGGTCTGGCAGCCCTGCCGGCGGAGGCCGTGCATGTGCTCATTCACGACGGAGCGCGTTGCCTGGTGGAGCCGGAGCTGTTCAATCGCTGTGCTTCAGCGGTGAAGGCGGGAGAAGCGGTGATTGCCGCCACCCCCGTGACCGACACGATCAAGCGTGTGGATGCGGCGGGGCGGATCACAGCAACGCCGGATCGCTCCAGCCTCTGGGCGGCGCAGACTCCCCAGGGGTTTGCCGTGGAGCAGCTGCGGCAGGGGCACCGCCAAGCGCTCGAGCAGGGCTGGACTGTCACCGACGATGCCTCGCTGTATGAACGGCTGGGCTGGCAGGTGCGCGTGCTGGAGGCCGGCCCCGCCAACATCAAGGTCACGACGCCCTTTGATCTCACCGTGGCGGAGGCGGTGCTGGCGCTCAGAGCAGGCTGA
- a CDS encoding glycosyltransferase family 9 protein, whose translation MRVLALSPGSVQQQLQRLPALAAVAEQLGGTLQVAAPAASREVWTLLPAMEKLIPFPFEAAPTLADWANLLGSVREPDFQVCLNFAEGRQVNLMLSMSHIPTRIASSGFASTAIARPTEGWPAQQPQGFLAAIGLSLDANSFRLSLPATALNEARDQQPAGEGPMLLLAPGGGSHDWPAERWHSLPDTIRTRLANLRCHALPPGGSLLSRAASIASADVVLSSCPISQLLAVYSGVPLVALGADPQQLPAREGLKALRAPAGGLPSLDPQDVLSALGF comes from the coding sequence ATGCGTGTTCTTGCCCTCAGTCCGGGGAGTGTTCAGCAGCAACTCCAACGCCTACCGGCCCTGGCGGCGGTGGCGGAGCAACTGGGCGGCACGCTGCAGGTGGCGGCACCCGCCGCCAGCCGCGAGGTGTGGACGCTGCTTCCCGCCATGGAGAAGCTGATTCCCTTCCCTTTCGAGGCAGCGCCAACGCTCGCCGACTGGGCCAACCTGCTGGGCTCCGTGCGCGAGCCGGATTTTCAGGTGTGCCTCAATTTTGCGGAGGGGCGTCAGGTGAATCTGATGCTGTCGATGAGTCACATCCCCACCCGCATCGCCAGCAGCGGCTTCGCCAGCACGGCCATCGCCAGGCCCACAGAGGGCTGGCCCGCTCAACAGCCGCAAGGCTTCCTCGCGGCCATCGGTTTGTCGCTCGATGCCAACAGCTTTCGCCTCTCCCTTCCAGCCACAGCACTGAACGAAGCCCGAGACCAGCAACCGGCCGGCGAGGGGCCGATGCTGCTGCTCGCTCCAGGCGGCGGAAGCCATGACTGGCCGGCGGAGCGTTGGCACAGCCTTCCCGACACGATCCGCACCCGGCTGGCCAACCTGCGTTGCCATGCACTGCCACCGGGCGGGTCTCTGCTCAGCCGTGCGGCTTCGATCGCCAGCGCTGATGTGGTGCTCAGCAGCTGCCCGATCAGCCAGCTGCTCGCTGTTTATAGCGGCGTGCCTCTGGTGGCCCTTGGCGCCGACCCACAGCAGCTACCCGCCCGTGAAGGGCTCAAGGCCCTCCGAGCCCCTGCCGGCGGCCTGCCATCCCTCGATCCCCAGGATGTGCTGAGCGCGCTGGGCTTCTGA